In Pelmatolapia mariae isolate MD_Pm_ZW linkage group LG8, Pm_UMD_F_2, whole genome shotgun sequence, one genomic interval encodes:
- the arl3b gene encoding ADP-ribosylation factor-like protein 3 codes for MGLLSILRKLKSTPDQEVRILLLGLDNGGKTTLLKQLASEDISHITPTQGFNIKSVQSQGFKLNVWDIGGQRKIRPYWRNYFENTDVLIYVIDSADRKRFEETGQELAELLDEEKLSGVPVLIFANKQDLLTAAPASEIAEGLNLHTIRDRMWQIQSCSALTGEGIQEGMNWVCKSVNSKKK; via the exons ATG GGATTGCTGTCCATCCTGCGCAAGCTAAAGAGCACACCAGACCAGGAGGTGAGGATACTGCTGCTGGGTCTGGACAACGGTGGGAAGACCACACTCCTTAAACAGTTGGCATCTGAGGACATCAGCCACATCACGCCCACGCAG GGATTCAACATTAAGAGCGTGCAGTCTCAGGGGTTTAAACTAAATGTCTGGGACATTGGAGGCCAGAGGAAGATCAGGCCGTACTGGAGGAACTACTTTGAAAACACAGATGTTCTG ATTTATGTCATTGACAGCGCTGACAGAAAGAGGTTTGAGGAAACGGGTCAG GAGCTGGCTGAGCTGCTGGATGAGGAGAAGCTGAGCGGTGTTCCTGTGCTGATCTTTGCAAACAAACAGGACCTCCTGACCGCCGCCCCAGCCTCCGAGATCGCAGAGGGTCTCAATCTGCACACCATCCGGGATCGCATGTGGCAGATCCAGTCCTGCTCCGCCCTCACTGGCGAGGGGATTCAG GAGGGCATGAACTGGGTCTGCAAGAGCGTCAACTCTAAGAAAAAATAG